One stretch of Schlesneria sp. DSM 10557 DNA includes these proteins:
- a CDS encoding redoxin domain-containing protein: MMMKQFIAACAIAVATLTQVVSAQELTIGSKAPKLELKEFIKGEEVKGFEKGKIYVIELWATWCGPCRVTIPHLTELQKKFEDVAIIGVAVLEEDQAAVADFVKEMGDKMDYRVALDLVPEDAEPTEGKIVTNWMQPAEQQGIPAAFIINGDGKIAWIGHPGQMEEPLEKIVAGTWDLEAEAQKLADMKALQKKLAATIGRLQELFKEFSDDGDPKDLLAELDTASEEIPDRAEMFNLIRFQVLALSTERSDEAVDVGNKIIETEQGEDPGLLSNMARLIVDPNRDHKASPKLLKFALKLAVKADKLVDGEDVMVADTLAKAYFDNGDVAEAVKAQERAIELAEGTRAAADPSLKKRLRQYKKALDSANEKEEKPAEKPKK, translated from the coding sequence ATGATGATGAAACAATTTATCGCAGCCTGTGCCATCGCTGTCGCCACATTGACGCAAGTAGTTTCTGCACAAGAACTCACGATTGGGTCCAAGGCTCCGAAGCTGGAGCTGAAAGAGTTCATTAAGGGTGAAGAAGTCAAAGGGTTCGAGAAAGGCAAAATCTACGTCATCGAACTGTGGGCCACCTGGTGTGGACCATGCCGCGTGACCATCCCGCACTTGACCGAACTGCAGAAGAAATTTGAAGACGTCGCCATTATCGGTGTCGCCGTTCTCGAAGAAGATCAAGCTGCTGTCGCTGACTTCGTCAAAGAGATGGGCGACAAAATGGACTACCGCGTTGCGCTGGATCTGGTTCCCGAAGACGCCGAACCGACCGAAGGGAAGATCGTCACCAACTGGATGCAGCCAGCCGAACAACAGGGGATTCCCGCCGCCTTCATCATCAATGGTGACGGCAAGATTGCCTGGATCGGGCACCCGGGGCAAATGGAAGAGCCATTGGAGAAGATCGTTGCAGGAACATGGGACCTTGAAGCAGAAGCACAGAAACTGGCCGACATGAAGGCCCTGCAGAAGAAGCTGGCAGCCACCATTGGACGGTTGCAGGAACTGTTTAAGGAATTCAGCGACGACGGTGATCCGAAGGATCTGCTGGCCGAACTCGACACGGCTTCCGAAGAAATTCCTGACCGGGCCGAGATGTTTAACCTGATCCGCTTCCAGGTCCTCGCTCTGTCCACGGAACGAAGCGACGAAGCGGTCGACGTCGGCAACAAGATTATCGAAACAGAACAAGGCGAAGATCCGGGCCTGTTGAGCAACATGGCTCGCCTGATTGTCGATCCAAACCGCGACCACAAAGCTTCACCCAAACTATTGAAGTTCGCTCTGAAACTGGCCGTGAAAGCCGATAAGCTCGTCGATGGTGAAGACGTCATGGTGGCAGACACCCTCGCCAAGGCTTACTTTGACAACGGCGACGTTGCTGAAGCAGTGAAAGCGCAGGAACGCGCCATCGAACTGGCCGAAGGAACCCGGGCGGCCGCAGATCCCTCCTTGAAAAAGCGGCTGCGACAGTACAAAAAGGCCTTGGACTCGGCGAACGAAAAAGAAGAGAAGCCCGCCGAAAAGCCGAAGAAGTAA